The Psychrobacter sp. LV10R520-6 genome includes a region encoding these proteins:
- the epmB gene encoding EF-P beta-lysylation protein EpmB — MINHLITQKNWQTQLSEAITSVDELLSILELESLKARIYLPAYFELRVPRAFVAKMTIGDSDDPLLKQVLPDQQEQITVTGYVNDPLDENAHNPVKGLLHKYQSRVLLTITGACAIHCRYCFRQHFDYSANMPTASAQADIIDYITAHPEINEVILSGGDPLNVTNRRLFAWFDTLDAIPQLTTIRLHTRLPVVIPARLDDALLDRMAQSRCHIVMVIHCNHANEIDTLTLEYLQRARVAGITLLNQTVLLKGINDSVASQVALSQRLFAAGVLPYYLHILDKVAGAAHFDSDERSAIELYWRLLSELPGYLVPKLVRELPNRPFKVPIDIYNGV; from the coding sequence ATGATAAACCATTTAATCACACAAAAAAACTGGCAAACGCAATTATCCGAAGCTATTACCTCAGTTGATGAGCTACTGAGCATCCTAGAGCTTGAGTCGCTAAAAGCAAGAATTTATCTACCTGCTTATTTTGAGCTGCGAGTCCCGCGCGCTTTTGTGGCAAAGATGACCATCGGTGATAGCGATGATCCCTTATTAAAACAGGTACTACCAGACCAACAAGAACAAATCACGGTAACGGGCTATGTTAATGATCCGCTAGACGAGAACGCGCATAATCCGGTTAAAGGGCTGCTTCATAAATATCAATCAAGAGTGTTGTTAACGATTACGGGGGCTTGTGCGATTCATTGTCGGTACTGTTTTCGTCAGCATTTTGATTATAGTGCCAATATGCCAACTGCCTCTGCACAAGCAGATATCATCGATTACATCACAGCACATCCTGAGATTAATGAAGTCATCCTAAGTGGCGGCGACCCCTTAAACGTTACTAATCGGCGTTTGTTTGCGTGGTTCGATACCTTAGACGCTATCCCGCAATTAACCACCATTCGCTTGCATACTCGCTTGCCTGTGGTCATTCCAGCGCGGCTAGATGACGCGCTATTGGACAGAATGGCGCAAAGTCGGTGTCATATTGTGATGGTAATTCATTGTAACCATGCCAATGAAATCGATACCCTCACTTTGGAATACTTACAGCGCGCTCGAGTAGCGGGCATCACCTTATTAAACCAAACGGTGTTATTAAAGGGTATCAACGATAGCGTTGCTAGCCAAGTGGCGTTAAGTCAGCGCTTATTTGCCGCTGGGGTGTTGCCTTATTATCTGCATATTTTAGATAAAGTGGCCGGTGCTGCCCATTTTGATAGCGACGAGCGGTCGGCTATCGAGCTTTACTGGCGATTATTATCCGAATTACCCGGATACTTGGTACCTAAACTGGTGAGAGAGTTGCCCAATAGACCATTCAAGGTGCCGATTGACATTTACAATGGCGTTTAA
- the efp gene encoding elongation factor P codes for MASFSTNEFKAGLKVMLDGNPYSIIENEFVKPGKGQAFNRVKMRNLRSGRMLEQTFKSGDSLEAADVIDTEMNYLYNDGEFWHFMHPESFEQLQADKVAVGDALKWLKENSNALCVITLFNGVPLTITAPNFVELQITETDPGLRGDTSGGGGKPATLETGAVVRVPLFVQQGEVVRVDTRTGDYQTRVSS; via the coding sequence GTGGCAAGTTTTTCTACCAATGAATTCAAAGCCGGTCTAAAAGTGATGCTCGATGGCAACCCTTATTCCATCATTGAAAACGAGTTTGTCAAACCCGGAAAGGGCCAAGCATTCAACCGCGTGAAAATGCGCAATCTACGCAGTGGTAGAATGTTAGAGCAAACGTTTAAATCAGGCGATAGCCTAGAGGCGGCTGATGTCATAGATACTGAAATGAACTATCTGTATAACGATGGTGAGTTTTGGCACTTTATGCATCCTGAAAGCTTTGAGCAACTACAAGCGGATAAAGTCGCAGTCGGCGATGCTCTGAAATGGCTAAAAGAAAACAGCAATGCCCTGTGCGTGATTACCTTATTCAATGGTGTGCCGTTAACAATTACCGCGCCTAACTTTGTCGAATTACAAATTACTGAAACCGATCCTGGCCTACGCGGCGATACTTCAGGTGGCGGCGGCAAACCGGCCACTTTAGAGACTGGTGCTGTAGTACGTGTGCCGTTATTTGTGCAACAAGGGGAAGTGGTGCGTGTTGATACCCGTACCGGCGATTACCAAACTCGAGTCAGCTCATAA
- a CDS encoding response regulator: MHPERYDVILMDHHMPIMDGVQATIKLHELYDPQVLPPIIALTANAMDGECEKYLQVGMQDYCTKPFKKEQLNALVQYWLMHKQSSSK, from the coding sequence TTGCATCCTGAGCGTTATGACGTGATTTTGATGGATCATCACATGCCGATTATGGACGGTGTACAAGCGACAATCAAACTGCATGAGTTGTATGATCCTCAAGTGCTACCGCCTATTATCGCTCTGACCGCTAACGCCATGGACGGTGAGTGCGAAAAGTATCTACAGGTTGGCATGCAAGATTATTGCACTAAGCCGTTTAAAAAAGAACAACTGAATGCCTTAGTACAATATTGGCTTATGCATAAACAGTCGTCATCAAAATAA
- a CDS encoding ATP-binding protein: MSIYSYPVTVDEEARIDKLYHYQVLNNKNEPAFERLTELVKLFFNVPVVTITFMDEQTQYLKSPHGLDDICTTARESAICNYTMLSDEVFVVPDLSCDSRFIHNPLVTDDLYLRFYAGAPIILHEGNKTYRLGSLCLMDMQPNHSFDDKQAKLLAQFAVMAADSLQLQEKQSQAKHANEMKSEFLANMSHEIRTPMNGIIGMVEMLSDTELSHEQKEYVDNIKVSNEHLLAIINGILDLSKVESGKMTIDVIPMNLSTLCNEVVSLFAGKARQRKLILDYHYTETLSPYVKGDPVRLKQILSNLVNNAIKFTREGGRVSIDVKHQPNCHCSEYVDVNDPDRTPYNLVDYGAMTLCIEVTDTGVGIKSESLEAIFDAYNQADKSTHRLYGGTGLGLSVCKSLVTLMGGQIIVDSVVGTGTTFKVLLPLVTIDESQYETWQSSNDNTISSPSPQLAGHILLVEDDNVNAIIAKKALQNSGHTVTHVIDGQ; the protein is encoded by the coding sequence TTGTCTATATATAGTTATCCAGTAACGGTAGATGAAGAAGCTCGTATCGACAAGCTTTATCACTACCAAGTACTCAATAACAAGAACGAGCCTGCATTTGAGCGTCTGACTGAGCTGGTAAAGTTGTTTTTTAATGTGCCAGTAGTGACCATTACTTTTATGGATGAGCAGACGCAATACCTAAAATCTCCTCATGGACTCGATGATATCTGTACGACCGCGCGTGAGTCAGCCATCTGTAATTATACTATGCTGTCTGATGAGGTGTTCGTGGTACCGGATTTGTCATGTGATAGCCGATTTATTCATAATCCATTAGTAACAGATGATCTTTATCTGCGCTTTTACGCTGGCGCACCGATTATCTTACACGAAGGTAATAAAACCTATCGCTTAGGCTCTCTGTGCCTGATGGATATGCAGCCCAACCACAGCTTTGATGATAAGCAAGCTAAATTATTAGCTCAGTTTGCGGTGATGGCTGCAGATTCCTTACAACTACAGGAAAAGCAGAGTCAGGCAAAGCACGCTAATGAGATGAAGTCAGAGTTTTTAGCCAATATGAGCCACGAAATACGAACACCAATGAACGGTATCATTGGCATGGTAGAGATGCTGAGTGATACTGAGCTTAGTCATGAGCAAAAAGAGTATGTGGACAATATAAAAGTCTCAAATGAGCATCTATTGGCGATTATCAATGGTATTTTGGACTTATCAAAAGTTGAGTCCGGAAAAATGACCATTGATGTTATTCCGATGAACTTATCTACTTTATGTAATGAAGTTGTCAGCCTATTTGCCGGCAAGGCAAGACAGCGCAAACTGATTTTAGACTATCATTATACTGAGACGTTATCGCCTTATGTAAAAGGCGACCCGGTACGGCTCAAACAGATTCTGTCAAACTTGGTCAATAATGCTATCAAGTTTACGCGCGAAGGTGGGCGTGTCAGTATCGACGTTAAGCACCAGCCCAATTGTCACTGTTCTGAATACGTCGATGTAAATGATCCAGATAGAACACCCTATAACTTGGTGGATTACGGTGCGATGACGTTATGTATCGAGGTAACGGATACTGGCGTCGGCATTAAATCAGAATCGCTAGAGGCGATATTTGATGCCTACAATCAAGCAGATAAGTCCACCCATCGTCTCTATGGTGGCACTGGTCTTGGATTGTCCGTATGTAAGTCCTTAGTGACGCTGATGGGTGGTCAAATTATAGTAGACAGTGTGGTCGGTACGGGCACCACATTTAAGGTATTATTGCCGTTAGTCACTATTGATGAGTCGCAATACGAGACGTGGCAATCTTCAAATGATAATACAATTAGCAGCCCCAGCCCGCAGCTTGCCGGTCATATACTGTTAGTTGAAGATGACAATGTGAACGCCATCATTGCCAAAAAAGCGCTCCAGAATAGTGGTCATACGGTCACTCATGTCATTGATGGACAATAA
- a CDS encoding tRNA threonylcarbamoyladenosine dehydratase, giving the protein MNQQRQLQSSATQPDVTDLLSGHEPLSHDEPNVASEQYGRRFKGTQTLYGEEAVDTFAAAHIYIIGVGGVGSWAAEALARTAVGTITLIDLDVLVASNVNRQLPALDSTFGQSKIAAMATRIREINPKVTLHLIDDFLSVDNVAALLPSRLAAKAAAVEGRPVVILDCVDDINAKLAIALHCRFNKLKLICAGGAGGKTDPRQITVSDLRDSYQDPLLAKLRSKLRHEKGINSTLKEKFGIKCVYSTEPPRVDKSCQTGGLQCGGYGSAVVVTSVVAMIMVSEALQLLTKQIGTKSSV; this is encoded by the coding sequence ATGAATCAACAACGACAATTGCAATCATCGGCCACTCAACCGGACGTAACTGACTTATTATCAGGCCATGAGCCATTAAGTCATGATGAGCCAAATGTAGCGTCTGAGCAATATGGCCGTCGCTTTAAAGGAACACAAACTCTTTATGGCGAGGAGGCAGTTGACACCTTTGCTGCCGCTCATATCTATATTATTGGGGTAGGGGGCGTTGGGTCTTGGGCGGCAGAAGCACTGGCACGAACGGCAGTTGGGACAATTACCTTAATTGATTTGGATGTGTTGGTCGCTTCCAATGTCAATCGACAACTGCCTGCTTTGGACAGTACTTTTGGGCAAAGCAAAATTGCGGCGATGGCGACCCGTATCCGTGAGATTAATCCAAAAGTAACGCTACACCTTATCGATGACTTCTTGAGCGTCGATAATGTAGCAGCACTACTGCCCAGTCGGCTAGCTGCGAAAGCCGCAGCTGTGGAAGGCAGGCCTGTGGTTATCTTAGACTGTGTTGACGATATAAATGCGAAGCTTGCAATTGCATTACACTGTCGCTTTAATAAACTAAAGCTGATTTGTGCAGGCGGTGCTGGGGGTAAAACCGACCCACGCCAGATCACCGTCAGCGACTTGCGGGACAGCTATCAAGATCCACTACTCGCTAAGCTGCGCAGTAAGTTACGCCATGAAAAAGGCATCAATAGTACGCTTAAAGAGAAATTTGGTATCAAGTGCGTGTATTCAACAGAGCCGCCACGTGTGGATAAAAGCTGCCAAACAGGCGGTTTACAGTGCGGTGGTTATGGCTCAGCGGTGGTGGTAACTTCGGTCGTAGCAATGATTATGGTCAGCGAAGCGCTACAGTTATTGACCAAGCAGATAGGCACTAAGTCTAGCGTTTGA
- a CDS encoding TatD family hydrolase produces MTAIDSPLIADKPLPVTFPLVDTHTHFDAPVFDSDRQTQAQQAYKRGVRHLVLVGYLYRHFDRLYDTQQAFDVMPSSVVTDVAGQSDLYPKAHIALGLHPFYIEQHTEAHLTAMAKMMEEHRPLAVGEIGLDTYTDTMKQPEIFAKQQRFFNAQLDMAVTHQLPVMLHIRKAHAEALALLKAHDYDAHKLGGIAHSFSGGVQEAKAFVNLGFKLGVTGQVTNPNAKKLRRAIQAAVDSHGIGCLVIETDCPDMTPIMCQTSDNSQSALGQSPLDEWGDAPAHNRNVPANLSWVLLSLSELLDTSPAELARQLWQNSCDALQTKWTYPI; encoded by the coding sequence ATGACCGCCATCGACTCACCGCTTATCGCTGATAAGCCATTGCCCGTCACCTTTCCTCTAGTTGATACGCATACTCATTTCGATGCGCCAGTATTTGATAGCGATAGACAGACTCAGGCGCAGCAAGCCTACAAACGCGGTGTCCGTCACTTAGTATTGGTGGGCTATTTGTATCGACATTTTGACCGATTATATGATACCCAACAAGCATTTGATGTTATGCCGTCGTCTGTTGTGACGGATGTAGCAGGTCAGTCAGACTTGTACCCTAAAGCACATATTGCACTAGGGCTGCATCCGTTTTATATTGAGCAGCATACTGAGGCTCATTTGACTGCCATGGCGAAGATGATGGAAGAACACCGTCCGCTGGCAGTTGGAGAGATTGGGCTAGATACTTATACTGACACAATGAAACAGCCTGAGATTTTCGCCAAACAGCAGCGTTTTTTTAATGCTCAGCTGGATATGGCGGTGACCCATCAGCTGCCAGTTATGCTGCATATCCGTAAAGCTCATGCTGAAGCTTTAGCGCTATTAAAAGCACACGATTACGATGCTCATAAGCTGGGCGGTATTGCCCATAGTTTTAGTGGTGGCGTACAAGAGGCTAAGGCTTTTGTGAACTTGGGTTTTAAGCTGGGTGTTACTGGTCAAGTGACCAATCCTAATGCTAAGAAACTACGCCGTGCTATTCAAGCAGCCGTTGATAGTCATGGTATTGGTTGCTTGGTAATAGAGACTGACTGCCCCGACATGACGCCTATTATGTGTCAAACTTCAGACAACAGCCAGTCAGCGCTTGGGCAAAGTCCACTTGATGAGTGGGGTGACGCGCCAGCGCACAATAGAAACGTACCGGCTAATTTATCATGGGTACTGCTAAGTTTGAGTGAATTGCTTGATACGTCTCCAGCTGAACTTGCTCGGCAATTATGGCAAAACAGTTGCGACGCTTTGCAAACCAAATGGACTTATCCGATATAG
- the gspD gene encoding type II secretion system secretin GspD yields MVSSHKFSETPLHYMLHRIMRVCRPLCLALPLWAATAGFASAESWKVNLQDADIKAFINEVATITDQNFVLDPRINGNVTVISNRALSRDEIYQLFLSVMQVNGIAAIDSGMTIKLVPDNVAKQSGIAVDLRGDSVGEALATRVIYLTNTQAAEVLGVIRPLMPQSAHAAAVPGVNALVLSDRADSLNQLTALIRDLDSNVNDSLRVIPLRHVDAERMMDLISALVTSVGGTQAQGSNQLKVIADTSSDRLLVKGSPEMIAKVQEMVNQLDTTPTRRLSGLRVFRLKYASAGHIAEMLRGLLANQSINSTGASSTLESASLTDASSTGAALNNDASNALSGSNSAAASPASAGGSGTGIDGRPFSIIADETQNAVIVNASPDLMFEIEAAVNQLDNRRAQVLIQAAIVEVSGDDATQLGVQWALGNANSGYGVVNFSNAGASATTLAAAALSGGAGISAAAGSIAGALLGIGNSSKDSDGNTQFYGAILQALDSSTSANLLSMPSILTLDNEKASILVGQNVPFVTGSFTTGGNSSTNPFQTIDRQDIGINLNVIPHIGDNGTVRLEVSQEVSSVVPSSIGNASGLITNKSLINTTILADDQQTIALGGLMRDNSTTSQQKVPGLGNVPLIGRLFRSDNDNTQKSNLIIFLQPTILRDGGAVASVTERKYNQMRVLQLVIDKNGTIKQLPLSGTEGWNGKISADYELMPLNPLVPKSNQQSGSARQGFTKLDSPSGDMTTYPLNR; encoded by the coding sequence ATAGTAAGTTCGCATAAATTTTCAGAAACTCCTTTGCACTATATGTTGCATCGTATAATGCGGGTGTGCCGTCCGCTATGCTTAGCGTTACCCCTATGGGCGGCAACCGCAGGTTTTGCTAGCGCTGAAAGCTGGAAAGTCAACTTACAAGACGCTGACATCAAAGCCTTTATTAATGAAGTGGCAACTATTACCGATCAAAACTTTGTCCTTGATCCGCGTATCAATGGCAACGTGACTGTCATTTCCAATCGTGCCCTATCCCGCGATGAGATTTATCAGCTGTTTTTGAGTGTGATGCAGGTCAATGGTATTGCCGCGATTGACTCGGGCATGACTATTAAGCTGGTGCCGGATAACGTTGCCAAGCAGTCTGGCATTGCGGTTGATTTGCGTGGCGATAGTGTCGGTGAGGCATTAGCAACCCGGGTCATTTATTTGACCAACACCCAAGCTGCCGAAGTGCTGGGCGTTATCCGACCACTGATGCCGCAGTCCGCCCATGCGGCTGCCGTCCCTGGGGTCAATGCTTTAGTATTGTCCGATCGCGCCGATAGTCTCAATCAATTGACTGCCTTAATCCGTGATTTAGACAGCAATGTCAATGACAGCTTGCGAGTGATACCGCTACGCCATGTCGATGCCGAACGTATGATGGACTTGATCAGCGCCCTTGTTACGAGCGTAGGCGGGACACAGGCCCAAGGTAGTAATCAGCTCAAAGTCATTGCTGATACCTCTAGTGATAGGCTATTGGTCAAAGGCAGTCCTGAAATGATTGCCAAAGTTCAAGAAATGGTCAATCAGCTGGATACTACGCCCACGCGGCGGTTGAGCGGTCTGCGGGTGTTTCGGTTAAAATATGCGAGCGCCGGACATATTGCAGAAATGCTACGCGGTTTACTTGCCAACCAGTCGATCAATAGTACGGGTGCCAGCTCTACTTTAGAGTCAGCCTCTTTAACTGATGCTAGCAGTACGGGTGCCGCCTTAAATAATGACGCTAGTAATGCGCTTAGTGGTAGTAATTCAGCAGCTGCATCCCCTGCCAGTGCGGGCGGGTCAGGTACTGGAATTGACGGTCGACCCTTTAGCATTATTGCTGACGAAACCCAAAATGCGGTCATCGTAAATGCATCGCCTGATCTGATGTTTGAGATTGAAGCTGCCGTCAATCAGCTTGATAATCGCCGCGCACAAGTACTAATTCAAGCGGCCATCGTTGAGGTTTCAGGGGATGATGCCACCCAGCTTGGCGTCCAATGGGCGCTGGGCAATGCCAACAGTGGCTATGGGGTAGTGAACTTTAGTAATGCCGGTGCTAGTGCGACAACCCTTGCGGCAGCGGCTTTATCAGGTGGCGCTGGCATTAGCGCGGCCGCTGGCTCTATTGCCGGTGCCTTGTTGGGTATTGGTAATAGCAGTAAAGACAGCGATGGCAACACCCAGTTTTATGGGGCTATTTTGCAAGCGCTGGACTCTAGTACCAGTGCTAACCTATTATCTATGCCGTCTATCTTGACCCTAGATAATGAAAAGGCCAGCATCTTAGTGGGTCAAAACGTTCCCTTTGTCACGGGCTCTTTTACTACTGGCGGCAACTCCTCAACCAACCCGTTTCAGACTATTGACCGCCAAGATATCGGCATCAACCTTAATGTCATCCCGCATATTGGCGACAACGGTACTGTGCGCTTAGAGGTCTCGCAAGAGGTGTCTTCAGTTGTGCCGAGTAGTATTGGTAATGCCAGTGGTTTGATTACCAATAAAAGCCTTATTAATACCACCATTTTAGCAGACGACCAACAGACTATCGCTCTTGGTGGTTTAATGCGTGATAACAGCACTACCAGTCAACAAAAAGTCCCCGGTTTGGGCAATGTACCTCTGATTGGTCGACTGTTTCGCTCCGATAATGACAATACCCAGAAGAGCAATTTAATCATATTTTTACAGCCCACTATTTTACGTGATGGCGGGGCAGTCGCGAGCGTGACTGAGCGCAAATACAATCAAATGCGCGTCTTACAGTTAGTCATCGATAAAAACGGCACCATCAAACAGTTGCCATTAAGTGGTACTGAAGGCTGGAATGGTAAGATAAGTGCCGATTATGAATTAATGCCGCTCAACCCGCTAGTACCTAAGAGCAATCAGCAATCAGGTTCTGCGAGACAAGGTTTTACCAAACTAGATAGCCCCAGCGGCGATATGACTACTTATCCATTAAATCGCTAG
- a CDS encoding type II secretion system protein N: MMSVTTRLKPVVNTLNRASGWLLLLAIGWLCWTAARLLWLLLAAPVAPELPLLPLQDTTGSSTDNSSLFAIFADPDPIAAAVLPPPNVGLKGVLLATLESLSSALLDVDGEVKNYRIGDSLKDSGYTLIAVDWNAVIIADAADKQTVIRMADALLLDQSDKTLGAVSNQRLPDNNMLPAAPTLDNNTNSAADTANESNPQSAIGEAVTALQENPASYLSRMGVMASGDGYQVTAAMPAGLRNRLGLEPGDRVMTVNGQSVGNNPGQDASVLQQIQQAGEAQIEVQRGEQVITIRQQF; the protein is encoded by the coding sequence ATGATGAGTGTAACCACACGCCTAAAACCAGTCGTCAATACCCTCAATCGCGCATCAGGTTGGCTTTTATTATTAGCGATTGGCTGGTTATGTTGGACAGCGGCGCGGCTATTGTGGCTGTTATTGGCAGCACCGGTCGCGCCTGAATTACCGTTATTACCTTTACAGGATACCACTGGATCCAGCACTGATAACAGTAGTCTGTTTGCCATTTTTGCTGATCCTGATCCTATTGCTGCGGCCGTACTACCACCGCCTAATGTAGGATTAAAAGGCGTACTATTAGCAACGCTAGAAAGTCTGTCTTCAGCGTTATTAGATGTAGATGGTGAGGTCAAAAACTACCGAATTGGTGACAGTCTAAAAGACAGTGGCTATACCCTCATCGCAGTAGATTGGAATGCGGTCATCATTGCTGACGCTGCCGATAAGCAAACAGTGATCAGAATGGCAGATGCGCTACTGCTTGATCAAAGCGATAAGACACTAGGTGCGGTAAGCAATCAGCGTCTACCGGACAATAATATGCTTCCTGCTGCGCCGACGCTTGACAATAACACTAATTCTGCGGCTGATACCGCTAACGAGAGCAACCCACAGTCTGCTATTGGTGAGGCGGTAACAGCCTTGCAGGAGAATCCAGCCAGTTATTTGAGCCGTATGGGTGTGATGGCATCAGGTGATGGCTATCAGGTCACTGCTGCCATGCCCGCAGGGTTACGCAACCGCTTAGGACTTGAGCCGGGCGATCGGGTAATGACTGTGAATGGTCAAAGTGTCGGAAACAATCCAGGACAAGATGCCAGCGTATTACAACAAATACAGCAAGCAGGCGAAGCACAAATCGAAGTACAGCGCGGTGAGCAAGTGATTACTATTCGCCAGCAATTTTAG
- the gspN gene encoding type II secretion system protein N produces MPQVSASSVKRPRKLWWLLGLVLFALFALLQMPAAWVVEKYAPQSPYIQHVSGNLWQGSAIWQIPISATPLTGAAEWSWQPWQLLLGKLGAEVDMSTGQTRLNGQVKIGRSSWQVNDMSGKIAPETLANVVDWQLPNTPIQVNDVSLQRQSGSDKGSDNNASGFTQADGQLTWVGGEVGYPSGGKIFYITMPAMRAQLSQEQKNSQNLLHINLLNNQDKRLGDLYIDGDNMLDVSLTQRLLENMPEYSGQAPQDTPVVSVRQPLLSGLGGR; encoded by the coding sequence GTGCCACAAGTATCTGCGTCGTCTGTTAAGCGTCCCCGTAAGCTGTGGTGGCTGCTTGGATTGGTTTTATTTGCGCTATTTGCTTTGCTGCAGATGCCAGCAGCATGGGTGGTGGAAAAGTATGCGCCACAGTCGCCTTATATACAGCACGTGTCAGGTAACTTATGGCAAGGCTCTGCTATTTGGCAGATACCGATATCCGCTACGCCACTTACTGGTGCCGCTGAGTGGTCGTGGCAGCCGTGGCAGCTATTATTAGGGAAGCTCGGCGCAGAGGTTGATATGAGTACGGGTCAGACTAGGCTTAACGGGCAGGTCAAAATAGGTCGCAGCTCATGGCAAGTTAATGACATGAGCGGTAAAATTGCTCCGGAGACCTTGGCCAATGTGGTCGATTGGCAATTGCCAAATACACCCATTCAAGTCAACGACGTGTCATTACAGCGGCAGTCAGGATCAGACAAAGGCTCAGATAACAACGCCTCCGGATTCACTCAAGCGGATGGTCAATTGACTTGGGTCGGTGGCGAAGTGGGTTATCCCAGCGGTGGTAAAATATTTTATATCACTATGCCGGCGATGCGCGCTCAGCTGAGCCAAGAGCAAAAAAATAGTCAAAACTTGCTGCACATCAACTTGTTAAATAATCAAGACAAGCGCTTAGGGGATCTGTATATCGATGGCGATAATATGCTAGATGTGAGTTTGACCCAGCGTTTATTAGAAAATATGCCAGAGTATAGTGGGCAAGCGCCGCAAGATACCCCAGTGGTCAGTGTGCGCCAGCCATTGCTATCAGGATTAGGGGGGCGTTAG
- a CDS encoding H-NS histone family protein, which produces MTKNNAIDLDSLNVDELLAITENAQQLIAKKQHQNLYDAYVQFEKIAEESNSTISEILAAGEKLEKKRSIKYRNTDNNEETWTGRGRKPTWLVEALAAGRNIEDFAI; this is translated from the coding sequence ATGACTAAGAATAATGCAATTGATTTAGACAGCTTAAACGTAGACGAGCTGCTTGCTATTACTGAAAATGCCCAGCAGCTGATTGCCAAAAAACAGCATCAAAATTTATATGACGCTTATGTGCAGTTTGAAAAAATTGCAGAAGAGAGCAACAGTACGATCAGTGAGATATTAGCGGCCGGTGAAAAGCTGGAGAAAAAACGCAGTATTAAGTACCGCAACACTGATAATAACGAAGAGACGTGGACCGGTCGCGGTCGTAAGCCGACATGGTTGGTTGAAGCTCTAGCCGCGGGTCGCAATATTGAAGATTTTGCAATATAG